A window of the Synechococcus sp. JA-3-3Ab genome harbors these coding sequences:
- a CDS encoding universal stress protein encodes MFSRILVAVDRSELSQGVFQKAVQLAKAMQAEMMILHVLSQEEPGAPEPPMILGVDYSSTISAELWQSYREQCAIFEQNQMDYLRSLVEKAAEQGVRAEYRLNYGNPGRVICDLARSWKADLIVVGRRGHSGLSELFLGSVSNYVLHRAPCSVLTIQGEALKKAASAKEETTTASAS; translated from the coding sequence ATGTTCAGCAGGATTTTGGTGGCGGTGGATCGGTCGGAGCTGAGCCAGGGAGTGTTTCAAAAGGCCGTCCAACTGGCCAAGGCCATGCAGGCCGAGATGATGATCCTCCATGTTTTGTCCCAGGAAGAGCCCGGTGCCCCAGAGCCGCCCATGATCTTGGGGGTGGATTACAGCTCCACCATCAGCGCTGAGCTGTGGCAGTCTTATCGGGAGCAGTGTGCCATCTTCGAGCAAAACCAGATGGACTACCTGCGCTCGCTGGTGGAGAAAGCCGCTGAGCAGGGAGTTCGCGCCGAGTACCGCCTCAACTACGGCAACCCCGGTCGGGTCATCTGCGACTTGGCCCGCTCTTGGAAGGCGGACTTGATTGTGGTGGGCCGCCGCGGCCACTCCGGCCTGAGCGAGCTGTTTTTGGGCAGCGTCAGCAACTACGTGCTCCACCGGGCCCCCTGCTCGGTGTTGACGATCCAGGGCGAGGCTCTGAAAAAAGCAGCCTCAGCCAAAGAAGAGACAACCACCGCCTCTGCCAGCTAA
- a CDS encoding DUF4340 domain-containing protein yields MFKRSTWILLGLAVAALLGYFLFDNFQQLRQQQQAERARLFHFAPDTIARIEIRQQQEGEPEEILLERTPEAEEGSRWRIIRPIQSAALDFPVEQLLNSFSRLTPQITLEGAEDLAAFGLDKPRHQIALFPQEGDPYRLDIGNDNFDGSGFYARPEGGEVVLLASTQKGSLLPSLLALRDKTLLRFDTAAVKSLQVQLAEAEPEVVRLERQENTWQIVEPRELPADDLNVDRLLNTLSRLQAVEFPAETKAELAPYGLEKPSAQLTVKLKDGKTLTVVLGAEKEGQVYVITSEHPAVATLLTSTADILRSDFEELRDHRIARLNPNQVGPVTLESQGERVTLNPLPQEKGSLDLRWENPEQPGQPVNLSSLFSSLNAARAKEFLPETDPDAQKALAEPDLKLTFEAKGEDGRDPLRLSLTSAGLRAYVQSSYQPDIAVIDLSTFNSVETEVNRLLEGKAEETRDQRGGSSSGS; encoded by the coding sequence ATGTTCAAGCGCAGCACCTGGATTCTCTTGGGCTTGGCAGTGGCTGCTCTGCTGGGGTATTTCCTCTTTGACAACTTCCAGCAACTGCGCCAGCAGCAGCAAGCGGAGCGGGCGCGGCTTTTCCACTTTGCCCCCGACACCATTGCCCGCATCGAGATTCGCCAGCAGCAAGAGGGGGAACCGGAGGAAATCCTTTTGGAGCGCACTCCTGAGGCAGAAGAGGGATCCCGTTGGCGCATTATCCGTCCCATCCAGTCGGCGGCGCTGGACTTCCCGGTGGAGCAGTTGCTCAACAGCTTCTCCCGCCTCACGCCTCAAATCACGCTGGAAGGGGCTGAGGATTTGGCGGCCTTCGGCCTAGATAAGCCGCGCCACCAGATCGCCCTCTTCCCCCAAGAGGGGGATCCCTACCGCCTGGACATTGGCAACGACAACTTCGACGGCTCCGGCTTCTACGCCAGGCCAGAAGGGGGAGAGGTGGTGCTCTTGGCCAGCACCCAGAAGGGATCCCTCTTGCCTTCTCTGCTGGCTTTGCGGGACAAAACTCTGCTGCGCTTTGACACAGCGGCGGTGAAGTCTCTGCAGGTGCAGTTGGCCGAGGCAGAGCCAGAGGTCGTTCGCTTGGAGCGACAAGAAAATACGTGGCAGATCGTCGAGCCCCGCGAGCTGCCTGCCGATGACCTGAACGTCGACCGTCTGCTCAATACGTTGTCTCGCCTGCAAGCGGTGGAGTTTCCGGCTGAAACCAAAGCGGAGCTGGCTCCTTATGGTCTGGAGAAGCCTTCTGCCCAGCTAACCGTTAAGCTCAAGGATGGCAAGACCCTGACTGTGGTCTTGGGAGCGGAAAAAGAGGGCCAGGTGTACGTCATCACCTCCGAGCACCCGGCGGTGGCCACCCTCCTCACCAGCACCGCCGACATTCTCCGCTCCGACTTCGAGGAGCTGCGGGATCACCGCATCGCCCGCCTCAACCCCAACCAGGTGGGCCCAGTTACCCTGGAATCCCAAGGGGAGCGGGTTACCCTCAATCCTCTGCCCCAGGAGAAGGGATCCCTGGATCTGCGCTGGGAAAATCCGGAGCAACCGGGCCAGCCGGTCAACCTCAGCTCCCTCTTCTCCAGCCTCAATGCCGCCCGCGCCAAGGAGTTCCTGCCGGAGACGGATCCAGACGCCCAAAAAGCCTTGGCCGAGCCAGATCTGAAGCTGACCTTTGAGGCCAAGGGCGAGGACGGTCGGGATCCCTTGAGGTTGAGCTTGACGTCTGCCGGCCTGCGTGCCTATGTACAAAGCAGCTATCAGCCGGATATTGCCGTCATCGACCTCAGCACCTTCAACAGCGTGGAAACCGAAGTGAACCGCTTGCTGGAGGGCAAAGCGGAGGAGACAAGGGACCAACGGGGAGGGTCTTCCTCAGGCTCCTAG
- a CDS encoding GldG family protein — protein sequence MKAWQALADWTGIVGLGVVAIGLLVGAALTGWTAVPLSLMATGLALVVVWGLTHRKEVSLFLGLRSTQTNANILVAAAAMAVILVLLNVVAVRYDLRLDLTEEGLFTLSPQTRQLVQGLAQPMKVWVVTTAPDPNLREQLERYRRLNPERFQFEFVDPNRDPLTVQRLQVTQNNTLVVESGNNRQQLPQPPAPELESKLTPVLAKVVNRGEVVAYFVQGHGEVSLEAREGTPTLAQAVAALGQEGYRVEPLNLVQSQIPEEADVLVLAGPQRALFPGEVEKLQDYLAKGGRLLLLIGPRVDAGLDPLLEEWGVVLGDDFIIEVSSVSQLLGTGPAVALVTTYGDHPITAPLAEQRLMTLFPLARSVDTEVREGIQATPLLRTSPQSWGETSPNLEAGPLQFDPDQDKPGPLTLGVALTRQVKGDQKTSESQEGPTEARLVVIGNVNFALDGNLRQQGNRDLFLNTLNWLTERTEQISIRPKSITDRRLAVTGQNFRWLVLGSTVLLPLVALGSGAVLWWQRR from the coding sequence ATGAAAGCTTGGCAGGCATTGGCAGATTGGACGGGGATCGTCGGCCTTGGCGTCGTGGCCATCGGCCTGCTGGTGGGAGCTGCCCTCACCGGCTGGACGGCGGTGCCCCTGAGCCTGATGGCCACGGGCTTGGCCCTGGTGGTGGTTTGGGGCCTCACCCACCGGAAGGAAGTGAGCCTGTTCCTGGGCCTGCGCTCCACCCAGACCAACGCCAACATCCTGGTGGCGGCGGCGGCGATGGCCGTGATCTTGGTGTTGCTCAACGTCGTGGCGGTGCGCTACGACCTGCGCCTGGATCTCACGGAAGAGGGGCTGTTTACCCTCTCCCCCCAGACGCGGCAATTGGTGCAAGGGCTGGCCCAGCCAATGAAAGTCTGGGTGGTCACCACCGCCCCCGATCCCAACCTGCGGGAACAGCTGGAGCGCTATCGCCGCCTCAACCCCGAGCGCTTCCAGTTTGAGTTTGTGGATCCCAACCGCGATCCCCTCACTGTCCAGCGGCTGCAGGTTACCCAAAATAACACCCTGGTGGTCGAATCGGGCAATAACCGCCAACAACTGCCCCAGCCGCCCGCCCCTGAGCTGGAGAGTAAGCTCACCCCTGTGCTGGCCAAGGTGGTTAACCGCGGCGAAGTGGTGGCCTATTTTGTACAGGGGCATGGGGAGGTGAGCCTGGAAGCTCGCGAGGGCACCCCAACCCTGGCCCAGGCGGTGGCAGCCCTCGGCCAGGAGGGCTACCGGGTGGAGCCGCTGAACCTGGTGCAGTCGCAGATCCCAGAGGAGGCGGATGTGTTGGTCTTGGCAGGGCCGCAGCGGGCTCTCTTCCCCGGCGAGGTGGAGAAGCTGCAGGACTACCTGGCCAAAGGGGGGCGGCTGCTGCTCTTGATTGGGCCACGGGTGGATGCCGGCCTGGATCCCTTGCTGGAGGAGTGGGGCGTGGTTTTGGGGGATGACTTCATCATTGAGGTGAGCAGCGTCAGCCAGCTTTTGGGCACGGGGCCGGCGGTGGCCCTGGTTACCACCTACGGGGATCACCCCATCACCGCTCCCCTGGCAGAACAGCGGCTGATGACCCTCTTCCCCCTGGCCCGTTCTGTAGACACTGAGGTCCGCGAAGGGATCCAGGCCACGCCTCTGCTGCGCACCAGCCCGCAGAGCTGGGGAGAGACCAGCCCCAACCTAGAGGCCGGCCCGCTGCAATTTGACCCGGATCAAGACAAGCCCGGCCCCCTGACCCTGGGCGTAGCCCTGACCCGCCAGGTGAAAGGCGATCAGAAGACCTCAGAATCCCAGGAGGGGCCGACCGAGGCTCGGCTGGTGGTGATCGGCAACGTCAACTTCGCCCTCGACGGCAACCTGAGGCAGCAGGGGAACCGCGATCTCTTCCTCAACACCCTCAACTGGCTCACTGAGCGAACCGAACAGATCTCCATTCGCCCCAAATCCATCACCGACCGCCGTCTTGCCGTGACCGGCCAGAACTTCCGCTGGCTGGTGCTGGGATCGACGGTGCTCCTGCCGCTGGTGGCGTTGGGATCGGGGGCCGTGCTCTGGTGGCAAAGACGATAG